One genomic segment of Musa acuminata AAA Group cultivar baxijiao chromosome BXJ3-3, Cavendish_Baxijiao_AAA, whole genome shotgun sequence includes these proteins:
- the LOC135634222 gene encoding IQ domain-containing protein IQM1-like, with product MGLSFSLLSWNWVGVMRSKVFGLTEAKAAVARSISFGEKDANRLLRSLSFRRSDSSNKMVAGAGAAAAARDAVMERSLSFKNWEPEPTKLDAAASVGDQATGDDDVTLQPSCLKIPANFPAPHVKLPHQLLEFSSPRPLSELDAAATTVQKVYKSYRTRRNLADCAVVVEELWWKALDFASLKRSSVSFFDVEKPETAISKWARAKKRLARVGKGLSKDEKAQKLALQHWLEAIDPRHRYGHNLHLYYDVWFGSESSQPFFYWLDVGDGREVNLEKCPRNKLQGQCITYLGPKEREAYEVTVENGKLVYRQNAKPVNTTEGSKWIFVLSTSRALYVGQKNKGTFQHSSFLAGAATTAAGRMVAKEGILKAIWPYSGHYLPTEDNFREFISFLKDNNVDLTDVKKCSVDDDEFPVLDKERSKPAVAAEEEMLGEKAAEALELGRRLSCRWTTGTGARIGCVRDYPVDLQSMALEQVNLSPRVAPSPVGVKLPIPSPRPSPKVRLSPRLQYMGIPTPTVCLTLPKFKR from the exons ATGGGCTTGTCCTTCTCCTTGCTCTCATGGAACTGGGTTGGGGTCATGAGAAGCAAAGTCTTCGGTTTGACAGAAGCAAAAGCTGCCGTAGCGAGATCCATTAGCTTCGGTGAAAAGGATGCCAATAGGCTCCTGAGATCACTCAGTTTCAGAAGAAGCGATTCGTCGAACAAGATGGTGGCCGGTGctggggcggcggcggcggcccgtGACGCGGTCATGGAGAGATCATTGAGCTTCAAGAACTGGGAACCTGAACCCACGAAGCTCGATGCAGCCGCCTCGGTCGGCGACCAAGCGACAGGTGATGACGACGTCACGCTGCAGCCATCTTGTCTCAAGATCCCGGCGAACTTCCCGGCGCCCCATGTGAAGCTCCCGCATCAGCTTCTCGAGTTCTCTTCGCCCAGGCCTTTGAGCGAGCTCGACGCTGCCGCGACCACGGTGCAGAAGGTCTACAAGAGCTACCGGACCAGAAGAAACCTGGCAGATTGtgcggtggtggtggaggaacTCTG GTGGAAGGCACTGGATTTTGCTTCTCTCAAGCGCAGTTCGGTCTCCTTCTTCGACGTCGAGAAGCCGGAGACAGCAATTTCCAAATGGGCGAGGGCCAAGAAGAGATTAGCCAGG GTTGGCAAAGGCCTCTCCAAGGATGAAAAGGCTCAGAAGCTAGCACTGCAGCATTGGCTGGAAGCT ATCGATCCGCGACATCGTTACGGGCACAATTTGCATTTGTACTACGACGTCTGGTTCGGAAGTGAGAGCAGCCAGCCATTCTTCTACTG GTTGGATGTTGGAGATGGAAGAGAGGTGAATCTTGAGAAGTGCCCAAGAAACAAGCTTCAAGGGCAGTGCATCACTTATCTTGGTCCG AAAGAGAGGGAAGCATATGAAGTCACGGTGGAGAACGGGAAGCTCGTGTACAGACAGAATGCAAAGCCCGTGAACACCACCGAAGGATCCAAGTGGATCTTCGTTCTCAGCACATCAAGGGCACTGTACGTCGGGCAG AAGAACAAAGGCACTTTCCAGCACTCGAGCTTTCTCGCTGGGGCAGCTACGACAGCAGCTGGAAGGATGGTTGCCAAAGAAGGAATTCTCAAG GCTATATGGCCATACAGCGGCCATTACCTCCCGACCGAAGACAATTTTAGGGAGTTCATCAGCTTCCTTAAGGACAACAATGTCGACCTCACCGATGTCAAG AAATGTTCTGTGGACGACGACGAGTTCCCTGTGCTCGATAAGGAGAGAAGTAAGCCAGCAGTTGCAGCTGAGGAGGAGATGTTGGGTGAGAAAGCCGCGGAAGCGCTGGAGCTGGGCCGGCGCCTGTCGTGCAGATGGACGACGGGCACGGGGGCGCGCATCGGGTGCGTCCGCGACTACCCGGTGGATCTCCAGTCCATGGCGCTGGAGCAGGTCAACCTCTCGCCCAGGGTGGCTCCTTCGCCCGTCGGCGTCAAGCTCCCGATCCCGTCGCCGCGGCCGAGCCCCAAGGTGAGGCTGTCTCCCAGGCTACAGTACATGGGCATTCCGACCCCCACAGTCTGTCTTACCCTTCCCAAATTCAAGAGGTGA
- the LOC135634221 gene encoding carbamoyl phosphate synthase arginine-specific large chain, chloroplastic-like produces the protein MAVCHHHHHLLPLHHRYRIRSSFCPSPLLPFRKPLSATFPLPKPRLRLPQLVPRPLRLQPRASAKAAGEAETSERQRPVGGKRTDIKKIMILGAGPIVIGQACEFDYSGTQACKALVDEGYEVVLVNSNPATIMTDPDLAHRTYVGPMTPELVEQIIDAERPDALLPTMGGQTALNLAVALADSGALARHGIELIGAKLKAIKTAEDRDLFKRAMDRIGLRTPPSGIGNTLEECLAVADDIGGFPLIIRPAFTLGGTGGGIAYNRDEFEAICRAGLAASLTTQVLVEKSLLGWKEYELEVMRDLADNVVIICSIENIDPMGVHTGDSITVAPAQTLTDKEYQRLRDYSVAIIREIGVECGGSNVQFAVNPVDGEVMIIEMNPRVSRSSALASKATGFPIAKMAAKLSVGYTLDQIPNDITKKTPASFEPSIDYVVTKIPRFAFEKFPGSEPILTTQMKSVGEAMALGRTFQESFQKAVRSLESGYSGWGCAPIKELNWDWDQLKYSMRVPNPDRMHAIYAAIKKGMKVEEIHELSFIDKWFLTQLKELVDVEQFLLSQTLDQLTKHDFYEVKRRGFSDRQIAYATSSSESDVRSRRLSLGVTPAYKRVDTCAAEFEANTPYMYSSYDFECESAPTPKKKVLILGGGPNRIGQGIEFDYCCCHASFALKENGYETIMMNSNPETVSTDYDTSDRLYFEPLTVEDVLNVIDLERPNGIIVQFGGQTPLKLALPIQQYLEEQKLVASTGTGHVQIWGTSPDSIDAAEDRERFNAILDNLKIEQPKGGIAKSESDAISIASKIGYPVVVRPSYVLGGRAMEIVYSDDKLSKYLENAVEVDPERPVLIDKYLTDAIEIDVDALADSNGNVVIGGIMEHIEQAGVHSGDSACLLPTKTVSNKCLDTIRQWTIKLAKKLDVCGLMNCQYAITASGDVYLLEANPRASRTVPFVSKAIGHPLAKYASLVMSGKNLHELGFTKEVVPRHVSVKEAVLPFEKFQGCDVLLGPEMRSTGEVMGIDFDFHVAFAKAQIAAGQQLPASGTVFLSLNDLTKPHLASIARGFLELGFKIVATSGTARVLELEGIPVEVVLKMHEGRPHAGDMLANREIQAMVITSSGDALDSIDGRQLRRMALAYKIPIITTVAGALATVEAIKSLKHSSIKMLALQDYFTVSDEHPKLQAASSAI, from the exons ATGGCTGtctgccaccaccaccaccacctcctccccctCCACCACCGTTATCGGATCCGCTCCTCCTTCTGCCCCTCCCCTCTGCTTCCATTCCGCAAGCCACTCTCCGCCACGTTCCCCCTCCCTAAGCCACGGCTCCGCCTTCCGCAGCTGGTCCCGCGCCCCCTCCGCCTCCAGCCAAGGGCCTCCGCGAAGGCGGCGGGGGAGGCTGAAACCTCAGAGCGGCAGCGGCCGGTGGGAGGTAAGCGGACTGACATCAAGAAGATCATGATTCTGGGGGCGGGGCCCATCGTGATCGGGCAGGCGTGCGAGTTCGACTACTCCGGCACGCAAGCGTGCAAGGCTCTGGTGGACGAGGGATATGAGGTGGTGCTCGTCAACTCCAATCCGGCCACTATCATGACCGACCCCGACCTCGCCCACCGCACCTACGTGGGCCCCATGACCCCGGAGCTCGTCGAGCAGATCATCGACGCCGAGCGCCCCGACGCCCTTCTCCCCACCATGGGCGGCCAGACCGCCCTTAACCTCGCAGTCGCCCTCGCGGATTCAGGCGCCCTTGCCCGCCATGGCATCGAGCTCATCGGCGCGAAGCTTAAAGCTATCAAAACCGCGGAGGACCGCGACCTCTTCAAGCGTGCCATGGATCGCATCGGCCTCCGCACTCCACCCTCCGGCATCGGCAACACCTTGGAAGAGTGCCTTGCTGTTGCCGATGACATCGGTGGATTCCCCCTCATCATTCGCCCCGCCTTCACCCTTGGTggcacaggcggtggcatcgcctacaaCCGCGATGAGTTTGAGGCTATCTGCCGCGCCGGGCTCGCTGCCAGTCTTACGACCCAGGTCCTCGTGGAAAAATCACTCCTTGGGTGGAAGGAGTACGAGCTGGAGGTAATGCGTGACCTGGCCGACAATGTGGTGATCATCTGCTCGATTGAGAACATCGATCCCATGGGTGTTCACACGGGGGATTCAATCACTGTGGCGCCAGCGCAAACGCTCACGGACAAGGAGTACCAGAGACTCAGGGACTACTCTGTGGCCATCATCAGGGAAATTGGGGTGGAGTGTGGGGGATCCAACGTGCAATTTGCAGTAAATCCGGTGGACGGAGAGGTGATGATTATTGAGATGAATCCAAGGGTGTCACGGTCATCTGCCCTTGCTTCAAAGGCGACGGGCTTTCCCATTGCCAAGATGGCTGCTAAGCTGTCTGTAGGTTACACGCTTGATCAGATTCCAAATGATATTACAAAGAAGACACCGGCTAGTTTCGAGCCCTCCATCGATTATGTGGTAACAAAG ATTCCACGTTTTGCTTTTGAGAAATTCCCTGGTTCAGAACCAATCTTAACAACCCAGATGAAATCTGTTGGTGAGGCAATGGCACTTGGGAGGACTTTCCAAGAATCCTTCCAGAAGGCAGTTCGATCATTGGAGTCTGGGTACTCTGGCTGGGGTTGTGCACCCATTAAGGAACTCAACTGGGACTGGGATCAGTTAAAGTACAGCATGCGAGTTCCAAATCCAGATCGTATGCATGCCATATATGCAGCAATTAAGAAAGGAATGAAGGTAGAGGAAATTCATGAGCTGAGCTTCATTGACAAGTGGTTCCTTACTCAACTCAAGGAGCTAGTGGATGTGGAACAGTTCCTCCTGTCACAGACACTGGACCAGCTGACAAAGCATGACTTCTATGAAGTTAAAAGGAGGGGCTTTAGTGATAGGCAGATTGCTTATGCAACTTCTTCCTCGGAGAGTGACGTCCGATCAAGGCGCTTGTCACTAGGTGTGACCCCAGCATATAAAAGGGTTGACACCTGTGCTGCAGAGTTCGAGGCAAACACTCCCTACATGTACTCCTCTTATGATTTTGAATGTGAATCAGCTCCCACTCCAAAGAAAAAGGTGTTGATATTGGGGGGTGGACCTAACCGTATTGGCCAGGGTATTGAGTTTGATTACTGCTGCTGTCATGCTTCTTTTGCCCTTAAAGAG AATGGATATGAGACAATCATGATGAACTCAAATCCAGAGACTGTATCCACTGATTACGATACCAGCGATCGACTATACTTTGAACCTTTGACCGTTGAGGATGTTCTGAATGTGATTGACTTAGAGCGGCCAAATGGTATTATTGTACAGTTTGGTGGGCAAACTCCTTTAAAGCTTGCTCTCCCCATACAGCAGTATcttgaagaacaaaagttggtagCTTCCACTGGGACAGGGCATGTGCAAATTTGGGGAACATCACCTGATTCCATTGATGCTGCAGAAGATAGAGAACGATTTAATGCAATTCTCGATAATCTCAAGATTGAGCAACCTAAAGGGGGCATAGCAAAGAGTGAATCAGATGCCATATCGATTGCGAGTAAAATTGGTTACCCTGTTGTAGTCAGACCTTCTTATGTCTTGGGTGGACGTGCGATGGAAATTGTTTACAGTGATGATAAACTTAGCAAATACCTTGAGAATGCAGTAGAAGTTGATCCTGAGCGCCCTGTGTTGATAGATAAATATCTCACAGATGCCATCGAAATTGATGTGGATGCATTGGCTGACTCAAATGGGAACGTGGTAATTGGTGGTATCATGGAGCACATTGAGCAGGCAGGTGTTCATTCGGGTGACTCAGCCTGTTTGCTTCCTACAAAAACTGTGTCAAATAAGTGCCTGGATACAATTCGCCAGTGGACAATCAAGCTGGCCAAAAAACTTGATGTATGCGGGCTTATGAATTGCCAATATGCAATTACTGCTTCTGGTGATGTATACCTTCTTGAAGCCAATCCACGTGCTTCTCGCACTGTCCCTTTTGTTTCTAAAGCTATTGGACACCCCTTGGCAAAATATGCATCTCTTGTCATGTCTGGGAAAAACTTACATGAACTTGGATTTACAAAAGAGGTGGTGCCTAGGCATGTGTCAGTCAAGGAGGCCGTACTTCCATTCGAGAAATTCCAAGGATGTGATGTTCTTCTTGGCCCAGAGATGCGTAGCACTGGAGAAGTTATGGGAATTGACTTTGACTTCCATGTGGCTTTTGCCAAGGCACAGATTGCTGCCGGACAGCAGCTTCCAGCTAGTGGTACAGTCTTTCTCAGCCTAAATGACTTGACAAAGCCACACCTTGCTTCAATCGCTCGTGGATTCCTAGAACTTGGTTTCAAAATTGTTGCAACTTCTGGGACGGCTCGTGTGCTTGAATTGGAGGGTATACCGGTGGAGGTTGTTCTTAAGATGCATGAGGGGAGACCTCATGCAGGGGATATGCTAGCAAATCGTGAAATACAAGCTATGGTGATAACAAGTTCTGGTGATGCTCTAGATTCAATTGATGGAAGGCAGCTGAGGAGGATGGCGCTGGCGTACAAGATCCCAATTATAACAACAGTTGCCGGGGCATTAGCTACTGTGGAAGCTATTAAGAGCTTGAAACATAGCTCTATCAAGATGCTAGCGTTGCAGGACTACTTTACTGTTTCAGATGAGCATCCGAAGTTGCAGGCGGCATCATCTGCCATTTAG
- the LOC135633269 gene encoding BTB/POZ domain and ankyrin repeat-containing protein NPR1-like isoform X1 produces MEAAGTFCESRITSGGSLCYAAPVAAEVAALSRLSEHLGSLLRTPGLAFCSDARITVRSAGGDPPHEVPVHRCVLSARSPFFRDKFAAGAVALELGEVVAGFEVGCEALEVVLQYVYTGRLEELPRGVAECVDETCRRHEACWPAVHFMLRVLHAASTFEINELVSLFQRRLLDILEKVAMNEVLSILFVANLNYKLCQRLFMKAIDMVVNSDISYITLQKKLPSNVVKQIKQSRSNLGLDGQENFKFPDKHVKSIYGALDSDDIELVKLLLEEGHTTLDDAKGLHYAVAYCDSKITKELLDLGLADVNSRDHQNYTVLHVAAMRKDPEIIMSLLTMEARPLEITSDGRTALQISKRLTRSTDYYRSTEQGKPSPRERLCIEMLQRAEMIETFTEVTSVPVEMTSDNLHEKLLYLESRVWLAERLFPTEAKAAMNNANVDGTLKVHSSCLTHLCAGNKRSAEDVVKASFRMTEENLSRMGALTKTVQLGMHFFPRCSKVIDKILGDDLSELSIVEHINTEERKNRYNEILEEINNAFTQDKNAFDRSASRSTSSSKSARAVRSKAARK; encoded by the exons ATGGAGGCTGCCGGAACCTTCTGCGAGTCCCGCATCACTAGCGGTGGCAGCCTGTGCTACGCCGCGCCTGTCGCCGCCGAGGTGGCCGCGCTCAGCCGCCTGTCGGAGCACCTCGGATCCCTCCTCCGCACCCCGGGCCTGGCCTTCTGCTCCGACGCCCGCATCACCGTCCGATCCGCGGGCGGCGATCCCCCGCACGAGGTGCCTGTCCACCGCTGCGTGCTGTCCGCGCGGAGCCCCTTCTTCCGCGACAAGTTCGCGGCGGGGGCGGTGGCGCTCGAACTCGGAGAGGTGGTGGCCGGATTTGAGGTCGGGTGCGAGGCGCTGGAGGTGGTGCTCCAGTACGTCTACACCGGTCGGCTGGAAGAGCTGCCCAGGGGCGTGGCGGAGTGCGTCGACGAGACCTGCCGCCGCCACGAAGCCTGCTGGCCCGCCGTCCATTTCATGCTTCGGGTGCTCCATGCTGCCTCCACCTTCGAAATCAACGAGCTCGTCAGTCTGTTTCAG CGGCGGCTCCTTGACATTCTTGAGAAGGTAGCAATGAACGAAGTTCTATCGATCCTATTTGTTGCAAATCTGAACTATAAGCTTTGTCAGAGATTATTTATGAAGGCCATTGATATGGTTGTCAACTCGGATATTAGTTATATAACCCTTCAAAAAAAGTTGCCTTCAAATGTTGTCAAGCAAATTAAGCAGTCCCGCTCAAATTTGGGATTGGATGGACAAGAAAACTTCAAATTTCCTGATAAGCATGTGAAGAGCATATATGGTGCTCTTGATTCAGATGATATCGAATTAGTCAAGTTGCTTTTGGAGGAGGGACATACTACTCTGGACGATGCAAAGGGTCTACATTATGCAGTGGCTTACTGTGATTCAAAAATTACAAAGGAGCTTCTGGATCTCGGGCTCGCAGATGTTAACAGCAGAGACCACCAAAATTACACCGTGCTCCATGTTGCTGCAATGCGTAAAGACCCTGAAATCATAATGTCTTTGCTAACGATGGAAGCTCGACCACTTGAAATCACATCAGATGGACGAACAGCACTTCAAATCTCCAAGAGGCTTACCAGATCTACAGACTATTATAGGTCAACTGAACAAGGTAAACCTTCCCCAAGGGAACGATTGTGTATTGAGATGTTACAGCGGGCTGAAATGATAGAGACATTCACAGAAGTAACTTCAGTACCAGTTGAGATGACCAGTGATAACTTGCATGAGAAATTATTGTATCTTGAGAGCAGAG TTTGGTTAGCAGAGCGCTTATTTCCAACAGAAGCAAAAGCTGCCATGAACAATGCTAATGTGGATGGTACACTAAAAGTTCACTCAAGTTGCTTGACGCACCTCTGTGCTGGGAACAAGAGGTCTGCTGAGGATGTTGTAAAAGCATCTTTTAGAATGACAGAAGAGAACTTATCCCGGATGGGGGCTCTAACTAAGACAG TGCAACTCGGAATGCATTTCTTCCCACGGTGTTCCAAGGTAATCGATAAGATTCTGGGAGATGATCTGTCCGAGCTATCTATAGTCGAGCACATCAACACCGAAGAGCGAAAGAACAGATACAATGAGATTTTGGAAGAGATAAACAATGCGTTTACCCAAGATAAAAACGCGTTTGACAGATCTGCCTCCCGCTCAACTTCATCTTCTAAATCTGCACGAGCAGTTAGGAGCAAGGCTGCCAGAAAATGA
- the LOC135633269 gene encoding BTB/POZ domain and ankyrin repeat-containing protein NPR1-like isoform X2 has translation MEAAGTFCESRITSGGSLCYAAPVAAEVAALSRLSEHLGSLLRTPGLAFCSDARITVRSAGGDPPHEVPVHRCVLSARSPFFRDKFAAGAVALELGEVVAGFEVGCEALEVVLQYVYTGRLEELPRGVAECVDETCRRHEACWPAVHFMLRVLHAASTFEINELVSLFQRRLLDILEKVAMNEVLSILFVANLNYKLCQRLFMKAIDMVVNSDISYITLQKKLPSNVVKQIKQSRSNLGLDGQENFKFPDKHVKSIYGALDSDDIELVKLLLEEGHTTLDDAKGLHYAVAYCDSKITKELLDLGLADVNSRDHQNYTVLHVAAMRKDPEIIMSLLTMEARPLEITSDGRTALQISKRLTRSTDYYRSTEQVWLAERLFPTEAKAAMNNANVDGTLKVHSSCLTHLCAGNKRSAEDVVKASFRMTEENLSRMGALTKTVQLGMHFFPRCSKVIDKILGDDLSELSIVEHINTEERKNRYNEILEEINNAFTQDKNAFDRSASRSTSSSKSARAVRSKAARK, from the exons ATGGAGGCTGCCGGAACCTTCTGCGAGTCCCGCATCACTAGCGGTGGCAGCCTGTGCTACGCCGCGCCTGTCGCCGCCGAGGTGGCCGCGCTCAGCCGCCTGTCGGAGCACCTCGGATCCCTCCTCCGCACCCCGGGCCTGGCCTTCTGCTCCGACGCCCGCATCACCGTCCGATCCGCGGGCGGCGATCCCCCGCACGAGGTGCCTGTCCACCGCTGCGTGCTGTCCGCGCGGAGCCCCTTCTTCCGCGACAAGTTCGCGGCGGGGGCGGTGGCGCTCGAACTCGGAGAGGTGGTGGCCGGATTTGAGGTCGGGTGCGAGGCGCTGGAGGTGGTGCTCCAGTACGTCTACACCGGTCGGCTGGAAGAGCTGCCCAGGGGCGTGGCGGAGTGCGTCGACGAGACCTGCCGCCGCCACGAAGCCTGCTGGCCCGCCGTCCATTTCATGCTTCGGGTGCTCCATGCTGCCTCCACCTTCGAAATCAACGAGCTCGTCAGTCTGTTTCAG CGGCGGCTCCTTGACATTCTTGAGAAGGTAGCAATGAACGAAGTTCTATCGATCCTATTTGTTGCAAATCTGAACTATAAGCTTTGTCAGAGATTATTTATGAAGGCCATTGATATGGTTGTCAACTCGGATATTAGTTATATAACCCTTCAAAAAAAGTTGCCTTCAAATGTTGTCAAGCAAATTAAGCAGTCCCGCTCAAATTTGGGATTGGATGGACAAGAAAACTTCAAATTTCCTGATAAGCATGTGAAGAGCATATATGGTGCTCTTGATTCAGATGATATCGAATTAGTCAAGTTGCTTTTGGAGGAGGGACATACTACTCTGGACGATGCAAAGGGTCTACATTATGCAGTGGCTTACTGTGATTCAAAAATTACAAAGGAGCTTCTGGATCTCGGGCTCGCAGATGTTAACAGCAGAGACCACCAAAATTACACCGTGCTCCATGTTGCTGCAATGCGTAAAGACCCTGAAATCATAATGTCTTTGCTAACGATGGAAGCTCGACCACTTGAAATCACATCAGATGGACGAACAGCACTTCAAATCTCCAAGAGGCTTACCAGATCTACAGACTATTATAGGTCAACTGAACAAG TTTGGTTAGCAGAGCGCTTATTTCCAACAGAAGCAAAAGCTGCCATGAACAATGCTAATGTGGATGGTACACTAAAAGTTCACTCAAGTTGCTTGACGCACCTCTGTGCTGGGAACAAGAGGTCTGCTGAGGATGTTGTAAAAGCATCTTTTAGAATGACAGAAGAGAACTTATCCCGGATGGGGGCTCTAACTAAGACAG TGCAACTCGGAATGCATTTCTTCCCACGGTGTTCCAAGGTAATCGATAAGATTCTGGGAGATGATCTGTCCGAGCTATCTATAGTCGAGCACATCAACACCGAAGAGCGAAAGAACAGATACAATGAGATTTTGGAAGAGATAAACAATGCGTTTACCCAAGATAAAAACGCGTTTGACAGATCTGCCTCCCGCTCAACTTCATCTTCTAAATCTGCACGAGCAGTTAGGAGCAAGGCTGCCAGAAAATGA
- the LOC135632476 gene encoding uncharacterized protein LOC135632476, with amino-acid sequence MTDPESKKNNHLPPNLVANLQNVLAGRRVGGGNGEGGEVDSKPAAEEDLRVPSSSSAPAADAAAAAAADGSKKPVVLVTNADGIGSPGLTLLVEALVREGQSDVHVCAPDSDKSVSGHSITLHQTVAATSADIKGGTAFEISGSPADCVSLALSGALFSWSKPTLVISGINKGSNCGHHAFYSGAVAGAREALVCGIPSLVISLNWKKDKSQESDFKDAVDVCLPLINAAIGDIEKGTFPKNCLLNIEIPTAPSANQGFKLTRQSLWRYTSSWQAVSANRHPAAGQFMSMHQSLGIQLAQLGRDASAAGAARRTGTQRKIVEIESVAAAGKSEQREVLKKYFRLEFLEKEQGAMDDDFDFRALEEGFVTVTPLYLELQVEPEIQALASDWLAAVLKGVEEAPVADV; translated from the exons ATGACGGATCCGGAATCCAAAAAGAACAACCATTTGCCCCCAAACCTCGTCGCGAACCTGCAGAACGTCCTCGCCGGAAGAAGGGTCGGCGGGGGAAACGGAGAAGGCGGCGAAGTCGATTCCAAGCCGGCGGCCGAGGAGGACCTCCGTGTTCCGTCCTCGTCCTCCGCTCCTGCGGCTGACgccgcggccgccgccgccgcagatGGATCGAAGAAACCCGTGGTCCTTGTGACCAACGCCGACGGGATCGGCTCCCCCGGCCTCACCCTTCTCGTGGAGGCCCTTGTTCGCGAGGGACAAAGCGATGTCCATGTCTGCGCCCCCGATTC GGACAAATCTGTGTCTGGTCATTCAATTACTCTTCATCAAACGGTTGCAGCAACATCTGCGGATATTAAAGGTGGCACAGCTTTTGAGATTTCGG GGTCTCCTGCTGACTGCGTCTCTTTAGCTTTATCTGGTGCATTATTCTCATGGTCCAAGCCCACACTG GTCATCAGTGGAATTAACAAGGGTTCAAATTGTGGTCATCACGC CTTCTACTCAGGTGCTGTTGCTGGTGCTAGAGAGGCTTTAGTTTGTGGAATTCCTTCACTTGTAATTTCATTGAACTG GAAGAAGGACAAGAGTCAAGAAAGCGATTTCAAGGATGCGGTTGATGTTTGTTTACCGCTGATAAATGCTGCAATTGGGGACATCGAAAAGGGGACTTTTCCAAAAAACTGTCTGCTGAACATAGAAATCCCCACAGCTCCCTCTGCCAACCAG GGCTTTAAGCTGACCAGACAGAGCCTTTGGAGATACACATCAAGCTGGCAAGCTGTCTCAGCAAATAGACATCCTGCCGCAGGGCAGTTCATGTCTATGCACCAAAGCCTTGGTATCCAGCTTGCACAGCTTGGCCGAGATGCCTCTGCAGCG GGAGCGGCCCGCCGCACTGGTACTCAAAGGAAAATTGTAGAAATAGAATCAGTTGCAGCTGCTGGAAAATCTGAGCAGAGAGAAGTGCTGAAGAAGTATTTCCGACTAGAG TTTCTTGAGAAGGAGCAGGGAGCTatggatgatgattttgatttcagAGCCCTGGAGGAGGGATTT GTAACTGTTACTCCTTTATATTTGGAGTTGCAAGTGGAGCCCGAGATCCAAGCACTTGCTTCTGATTGGCTTGCAGCAGTTTTAAAAGGAGTCGAAGAGGCTCCTGTGGCTGATGTGTAG